A single window of Cygnus olor isolate bCygOlo1 chromosome 10, bCygOlo1.pri.v2, whole genome shotgun sequence DNA harbors:
- the DENND6A gene encoding protein DENND6A isoform X3 — protein MALREQGPGSGGAGDGGGGAGAGGGQDAEPCLALLPWDRFSAWLHCVCVVGFDLELGQAVEVIYPPHSKLTDKEKTSICYLSFPDSNSGCLGDTQFCFRFRRSPGRKVSLCCFLDQLDRDLPVYLKSLVLISKLPYVHLFRTVLKQIAPEYFEKSEAFLEAVCSDVDRWPPPIPGEILHLPIMGIIMKLRIPTYRDKPGTTQIVQNMHQANAQISMALPTVHEVDLFRCFCPVFFHIQMLWELVLLGEPLVVMAPSPSESSETVLALVSCISPLKYCSDFRPYFTIHDSEFKEYTTRTQAPPSVILGVTNPFFAKTLQHWPHIIRIGDIKLPGDVPKQVKVKKLKNLKTLDSKPGVYTSYKPYLNKDEEIVKQLQKGVQQKRPTEAQSVILRRYFLELTESFIIPLERYVASLMPLQKCISPWKSPPQLRHFSQDEFMKTLEKAGPQLTSGLKGDWIGLYRHFLKSPNFDGWFRSRQKEMTQKLEALHLEALCNENLVFWSQKHTEVETVDLVLKLKNKLLQADREHLPVKTDTLKKLQAHIHDIILALPDDLQDILLKTGTT, from the exons ATGGCGCTGCGGGAGCAGGGCCCGGGTAGCGGCGGCGCCGGGgatggcggcggcggagccggTGCCGGGGGCGGACAGGACGCGGAGCCGTGCCTGGCGCTGCTGCCCTGGGACCGCTTCTCGGCCTGGCTACACTGCGTGTGCGTCGTGGGCTTCGACCTGGAGCTGGGCCAGGCGGTGGAG GTAATATATCCTCCACATTCAAAACTCACAGATAAAGAG AAAACCAGTATTTGCTATTTGTCATTTCCAGATTCCAACTCAG GTTGTCTTGGGGacacacagttttgttttagatTTCGACGGTCTCCTGGAAGGAAAGTTTCATTGTGTTGTTTTCTGGACCAATTGGATAGAGATCTACCAGTTTACTTAAAg TCACTGGTCCTCATCAGCAAGCTGCCATATGTCCATCTCTTTCGCACTGTGCTTAAGCAAATAGCACCAGAATATTTCGAAAAAAGTGAAGCTTTCCTGGAAGCAG tctgTAGTGATGTTGATCGCTGGCCACCACCAATTCCAGGGGAGATACTACATTTGCCTATCATGGGTATTATAATGAAG cTGCGGATTCCGACATACCGTGACAAGCCTGGAACAACCCAAATAGTACAGAACATGCACCAG GCAAATGCTCAGATCTCTATGGCCTTACCAACTGTTCATGAAGTAGACCTTTTCAG GTGTTTCTGTCCAGTGTTCTTTCACATCCAGATGCTTTGGGAACTAGTACTGCTAGGAGAACCACTTGTTGTGATGGCACCGTCACCATCAGAATCTTCAGAAACCGTGTTGGCACTTGTTAG TTGTATTTCACCATTAAAGTACTGCAGTGATTTCAGGCCATACTTTACCATACATGACAGTGAATTCAAAGAATATACAACTCGCACACAAGCCCC ACCATCTGTCATTCTAGGGGTGACGAATCCTTTTTTTGCTAAAACACTCCAGCACTGGCCCCACATTATTCGGATTGGAGATATTAAACTTCCAG GTGATGTTCCAAAGCAGGTGAAAGTGAAAAAACTGAAGAACCTAAAAACTTTGGACTCCAAACCTG gtgtTTATACCTCTTATAAGCCATACTTgaacaaagatgaagaaattgtTAAACAGTTACAAAAG ggtGTGCAACAGAAACGTCCTACAGAAGCACAGAGTGTGATTCTTCGGAGATACTTTTTGGAATTGACAGAAAGTTTCATTATTCCACTA GAACGTTATGTGGCAAGCCTAATGCCTTTGCAAAAATGTATATCACCATGGAAG aGTCCACCACAACTGAGGCATTTTAGCCAAGATGAATTCATGAAGACGCTAGAAAAAGCAGGACCACAGCTCACTTCTGGTTTAAAAGGAGATTGGATAGGACTTTACAG GCATTTTTTGAAATCACCAAATTTTGATGGCTGGTTTAGGAGCCGGCAGAAAGAAATGACACAGAAGTTGGAGGCCCTTCATTTAGAGGCACTCTGTAATGAG aATTTGGTTTTCTGGAGTCAGAAGCATACTGAAGTAGAAACGGTGGATCTTGTCTTAAAGTTAAAGAACAAACTG TTGCAGGCTGACAGAGAGCATCTTCCTGTGAAAACTGACACACTGAAAAAGCTGCAGGCACACATCCATGACATTATACTAGCACTTCCAGATGACTTGCAGGACATCTTGCTCAAAACTGGCACAACGTGA
- the DENND6A gene encoding protein DENND6A isoform X2 — MALREQGPGSGGAGDGGGGAGAGGGQDAEPCLALLPWDRFSAWLHCVCVVGFDLELGQAVEVIYPPHSKLTDKEKTSICYLSFPDSNSGCLGDTQFCFRFRRSPGRKVSLCCFLDQLDRDLPVYLKKDPAYYYGYVYFRQVRDKSLKRGYFQKSLVLISKLPYVHLFRTVLKQIAPEYFEKSEAFLEAVCSDVDRWPPPIPGEILHLPIMGIIMKLRIPTYRDKPGTTQIVQNMHQANAQISMALPTVHEVDLFRCFCPVFFHIQMLWELVLLGEPLVVMAPSPSESSETVLALVSCISPLKYCSDFRPYFTIHDSEFKEYTTRTQAPPSVILGVTNPFFAKTLQHWPHIIRIGDIKLPGDVPKQVKVKKLKNLKTLDSKPGVYTSYKPYLNKDEEIVKQLQKGVQQKRPTEAQSVILRRYFLELTESFIIPLERYVASLMPLQKCISPWKSPPQLRHFSQDEFMKTLEKAGPQLTSGLKGDWIGLYRHFLKSPNFDGWFRSRQKEMTQKLEALHLEALCNENLVFWSQKHTEVETVDLVLKLKNKLVAKGISCYKQTNSSAMTESKPASQH, encoded by the exons ATGGCGCTGCGGGAGCAGGGCCCGGGTAGCGGCGGCGCCGGGgatggcggcggcggagccggTGCCGGGGGCGGACAGGACGCGGAGCCGTGCCTGGCGCTGCTGCCCTGGGACCGCTTCTCGGCCTGGCTACACTGCGTGTGCGTCGTGGGCTTCGACCTGGAGCTGGGCCAGGCGGTGGAG GTAATATATCCTCCACATTCAAAACTCACAGATAAAGAG AAAACCAGTATTTGCTATTTGTCATTTCCAGATTCCAACTCAG GTTGTCTTGGGGacacacagttttgttttagatTTCGACGGTCTCCTGGAAGGAAAGTTTCATTGTGTTGTTTTCTGGACCAATTGGATAGAGATCTACCAGTTTACTTAAAg AAAGATCCAGCATATTACTATGGCTATGTATATTTCAGACAAGTTCGAgacaaatcattaaaaagagGCTATTTCCAGAAG TCACTGGTCCTCATCAGCAAGCTGCCATATGTCCATCTCTTTCGCACTGTGCTTAAGCAAATAGCACCAGAATATTTCGAAAAAAGTGAAGCTTTCCTGGAAGCAG tctgTAGTGATGTTGATCGCTGGCCACCACCAATTCCAGGGGAGATACTACATTTGCCTATCATGGGTATTATAATGAAG cTGCGGATTCCGACATACCGTGACAAGCCTGGAACAACCCAAATAGTACAGAACATGCACCAG GCAAATGCTCAGATCTCTATGGCCTTACCAACTGTTCATGAAGTAGACCTTTTCAG GTGTTTCTGTCCAGTGTTCTTTCACATCCAGATGCTTTGGGAACTAGTACTGCTAGGAGAACCACTTGTTGTGATGGCACCGTCACCATCAGAATCTTCAGAAACCGTGTTGGCACTTGTTAG TTGTATTTCACCATTAAAGTACTGCAGTGATTTCAGGCCATACTTTACCATACATGACAGTGAATTCAAAGAATATACAACTCGCACACAAGCCCC ACCATCTGTCATTCTAGGGGTGACGAATCCTTTTTTTGCTAAAACACTCCAGCACTGGCCCCACATTATTCGGATTGGAGATATTAAACTTCCAG GTGATGTTCCAAAGCAGGTGAAAGTGAAAAAACTGAAGAACCTAAAAACTTTGGACTCCAAACCTG gtgtTTATACCTCTTATAAGCCATACTTgaacaaagatgaagaaattgtTAAACAGTTACAAAAG ggtGTGCAACAGAAACGTCCTACAGAAGCACAGAGTGTGATTCTTCGGAGATACTTTTTGGAATTGACAGAAAGTTTCATTATTCCACTA GAACGTTATGTGGCAAGCCTAATGCCTTTGCAAAAATGTATATCACCATGGAAG aGTCCACCACAACTGAGGCATTTTAGCCAAGATGAATTCATGAAGACGCTAGAAAAAGCAGGACCACAGCTCACTTCTGGTTTAAAAGGAGATTGGATAGGACTTTACAG GCATTTTTTGAAATCACCAAATTTTGATGGCTGGTTTAGGAGCCGGCAGAAAGAAATGACACAGAAGTTGGAGGCCCTTCATTTAGAGGCACTCTGTAATGAG aATTTGGTTTTCTGGAGTCAGAAGCATACTGAAGTAGAAACGGTGGATCTTGTCTTAAAGTTAAAGAACAAACTG GTGGCTAAAGGAATCAGTtgttataaacaaacaaacagttcaGCCATGACTGAAAGCAAGCCAGCTTCCCAACATTAG
- the DENND6A gene encoding protein DENND6A isoform X1 produces MALREQGPGSGGAGDGGGGAGAGGGQDAEPCLALLPWDRFSAWLHCVCVVGFDLELGQAVEVIYPPHSKLTDKEKTSICYLSFPDSNSGCLGDTQFCFRFRRSPGRKVSLCCFLDQLDRDLPVYLKKDPAYYYGYVYFRQVRDKSLKRGYFQKSLVLISKLPYVHLFRTVLKQIAPEYFEKSEAFLEAVCSDVDRWPPPIPGEILHLPIMGIIMKLRIPTYRDKPGTTQIVQNMHQANAQISMALPTVHEVDLFRCFCPVFFHIQMLWELVLLGEPLVVMAPSPSESSETVLALVSCISPLKYCSDFRPYFTIHDSEFKEYTTRTQAPPSVILGVTNPFFAKTLQHWPHIIRIGDIKLPGDVPKQVKVKKLKNLKTLDSKPGVYTSYKPYLNKDEEIVKQLQKGVQQKRPTEAQSVILRRYFLELTESFIIPLERYVASLMPLQKCISPWKSPPQLRHFSQDEFMKTLEKAGPQLTSGLKGDWIGLYRHFLKSPNFDGWFRSRQKEMTQKLEALHLEALCNENLVFWSQKHTEVETVDLVLKLKNKLLQADREHLPVKTDTLKKLQAHIHDIILALPDDLQDILLKTGTT; encoded by the exons ATGGCGCTGCGGGAGCAGGGCCCGGGTAGCGGCGGCGCCGGGgatggcggcggcggagccggTGCCGGGGGCGGACAGGACGCGGAGCCGTGCCTGGCGCTGCTGCCCTGGGACCGCTTCTCGGCCTGGCTACACTGCGTGTGCGTCGTGGGCTTCGACCTGGAGCTGGGCCAGGCGGTGGAG GTAATATATCCTCCACATTCAAAACTCACAGATAAAGAG AAAACCAGTATTTGCTATTTGTCATTTCCAGATTCCAACTCAG GTTGTCTTGGGGacacacagttttgttttagatTTCGACGGTCTCCTGGAAGGAAAGTTTCATTGTGTTGTTTTCTGGACCAATTGGATAGAGATCTACCAGTTTACTTAAAg AAAGATCCAGCATATTACTATGGCTATGTATATTTCAGACAAGTTCGAgacaaatcattaaaaagagGCTATTTCCAGAAG TCACTGGTCCTCATCAGCAAGCTGCCATATGTCCATCTCTTTCGCACTGTGCTTAAGCAAATAGCACCAGAATATTTCGAAAAAAGTGAAGCTTTCCTGGAAGCAG tctgTAGTGATGTTGATCGCTGGCCACCACCAATTCCAGGGGAGATACTACATTTGCCTATCATGGGTATTATAATGAAG cTGCGGATTCCGACATACCGTGACAAGCCTGGAACAACCCAAATAGTACAGAACATGCACCAG GCAAATGCTCAGATCTCTATGGCCTTACCAACTGTTCATGAAGTAGACCTTTTCAG GTGTTTCTGTCCAGTGTTCTTTCACATCCAGATGCTTTGGGAACTAGTACTGCTAGGAGAACCACTTGTTGTGATGGCACCGTCACCATCAGAATCTTCAGAAACCGTGTTGGCACTTGTTAG TTGTATTTCACCATTAAAGTACTGCAGTGATTTCAGGCCATACTTTACCATACATGACAGTGAATTCAAAGAATATACAACTCGCACACAAGCCCC ACCATCTGTCATTCTAGGGGTGACGAATCCTTTTTTTGCTAAAACACTCCAGCACTGGCCCCACATTATTCGGATTGGAGATATTAAACTTCCAG GTGATGTTCCAAAGCAGGTGAAAGTGAAAAAACTGAAGAACCTAAAAACTTTGGACTCCAAACCTG gtgtTTATACCTCTTATAAGCCATACTTgaacaaagatgaagaaattgtTAAACAGTTACAAAAG ggtGTGCAACAGAAACGTCCTACAGAAGCACAGAGTGTGATTCTTCGGAGATACTTTTTGGAATTGACAGAAAGTTTCATTATTCCACTA GAACGTTATGTGGCAAGCCTAATGCCTTTGCAAAAATGTATATCACCATGGAAG aGTCCACCACAACTGAGGCATTTTAGCCAAGATGAATTCATGAAGACGCTAGAAAAAGCAGGACCACAGCTCACTTCTGGTTTAAAAGGAGATTGGATAGGACTTTACAG GCATTTTTTGAAATCACCAAATTTTGATGGCTGGTTTAGGAGCCGGCAGAAAGAAATGACACAGAAGTTGGAGGCCCTTCATTTAGAGGCACTCTGTAATGAG aATTTGGTTTTCTGGAGTCAGAAGCATACTGAAGTAGAAACGGTGGATCTTGTCTTAAAGTTAAAGAACAAACTG TTGCAGGCTGACAGAGAGCATCTTCCTGTGAAAACTGACACACTGAAAAAGCTGCAGGCACACATCCATGACATTATACTAGCACTTCCAGATGACTTGCAGGACATCTTGCTCAAAACTGGCACAACGTGA